The proteins below come from a single Cervus elaphus chromosome 4, mCerEla1.1, whole genome shotgun sequence genomic window:
- the TARM1 gene encoding T-cell-interacting, activating receptor on myeloid cells protein 1 isoform X2: MPRCSPNCLSSSASVSLTGPYVENAENKEPTGSTAKERERERRVKLSVALVEGEGLCVGQADRGRAEALPKPSLRAWPSSVVPAGSSVTLRCGAPTRDVSFTLKKGGRVWEMVQSPDSTEGRAEFHLPGVTVQHAGEYSCESHGTGDPRGSSGPSDALLLLVTAHRRGAVIEGQEVTLQCQRPATDLRTVMFALLKAGSAAPVQVRAPAGRETDFSLRNVSARDSGNYSCVYYQARAPFLTSQASPHLELWVAASRPSINSDYTTGNHIRLALAAVIMFITGAFLLEAWCRQRHIGGESG, encoded by the exons ATGCCACGATGCTCTCCAAACTGCTTGTCCTCCTCTGCCTCAGTAAGTCTCACAGGGCCGTACGTGGAGAACGCAGAAAATAAG GAGCCCACGGGCAGCAcagccaaagagagagagagagaaagacgtGTCAAACTAAGCGTGGCTCTGGTAGAAGGAGAGG GGCTGTGTGTCGGCCAAGCAGACAGAGGAAGAGCTG AGGCGCTTCCCAAGCCCTCCCTCAGGGCCTGGCCCAGCTCGGTGGTCCCCGCCGGGAGCTCCGTGACCCTGCGATGCGGGGCTCCCACCAGGGACGTAAGCTTCACTCTCAAGAAGGGGGGACGCGTCTGGGAGATGGTCCAGTCACCCGACTCCACAGAGGGCCGGGCTGAATTCCACCTCCCGGGTGTAACTGTCCAGCACGCGGGAGAATACAGCTGCGAATCGCACGGGACGGGGGATCCCCGCGGGAGCTCAGGGCCCAGTGAcgccctgctgctgctggtgaCGG CCCACCGAAGGGGCGCTGTGATCGAAGGACAGGAGGTGACCCTGCAATGCCAGCGGCCGGCCACGGACCTGAGGACCGTCATGTTCGCTCTGCTCAAGGCAGGAAGCGCAGCGCCGGTGCAGGTCCGGGCACCGGCCGGGCGGGAGACCGACTTTTCCCTGCGGAACGTGAGCGCCAGAGACAGCGGGAACTACAGCTGCGTGTATTACCAGGCCAGGGCCCCCTTCCTGACTTCACAGGCCAGCCCGCACCTTGAGCTCTGGGTGGCGG CTTCCCGACCTTCCATAAACTCGGATTATACCACAGGGAACCACATCAGACTAGCTCTAGCCGCTGTAATCATGTTTATCACAGGGGCTTTCCTGCTGGAAGCCTGGTGTAGGCAGAGGCACATCGGCGGGGAGTCAG GATGA
- the TARM1 gene encoding T-cell-interacting, activating receptor on myeloid cells protein 1 isoform X7: MPRCSPNCLSSSASVSLTGPYVENAENKGCVSAKQTEEELHAGEYSCESHGTGDPRGSSGPSDALLLLVTGYLSKPSLQAHRRGAVIEGQEVTLQCQRPATDLRTVMFALLKAGSAAPVQVRAPAGRETDFSLRNVSARDSGNYSCVYYQARAPFLTSQASPHLELWVAASRPSINSDYTTGNHIRLALAAVIMFITGAFLLEAWCRQRHIGGESG, encoded by the exons ATGCCACGATGCTCTCCAAACTGCTTGTCCTCCTCTGCCTCAGTAAGTCTCACAGGGCCGTACGTGGAGAACGCAGAAAATAAG GGCTGTGTGTCGGCCAAGCAGACAGAGGAAGAGCTG CACGCGGGAGAATACAGCTGCGAATCGCACGGGACGGGGGATCCCCGCGGGAGCTCAGGGCCCAGTGAcgccctgctgctgctggtgaCGG GGTATCTCAGTAAACCTTCCCTCCAAGCCCACCGAAGGGGCGCTGTGATCGAAGGACAGGAGGTGACCCTGCAATGCCAGCGGCCGGCCACGGACCTGAGGACCGTCATGTTCGCTCTGCTCAAGGCAGGAAGCGCAGCGCCGGTGCAGGTCCGGGCACCGGCCGGGCGGGAGACCGACTTTTCCCTGCGGAACGTGAGCGCCAGAGACAGCGGGAACTACAGCTGCGTGTATTACCAGGCCAGGGCCCCCTTCCTGACTTCACAGGCCAGCCCGCACCTTGAGCTCTGGGTGGCGG CTTCCCGACCTTCCATAAACTCGGATTATACCACAGGGAACCACATCAGACTAGCTCTAGCCGCTGTAATCATGTTTATCACAGGGGCTTTCCTGCTGGAAGCCTGGTGTAGGCAGAGGCACATCGGCGGGGAGTCAG GATGA
- the TARM1 gene encoding T-cell-interacting, activating receptor on myeloid cells protein 1 isoform X3 has product MPRCSPNCLSSSASEPTGSTAKERERERRVKLSVALVEGEGLCVGQADRGRAEALPKPSLRAWPSSVVPAGSSVTLRCGAPTRDVSFTLKKGGRVWEMVQSPDSTEGRAEFHLPGVTVQHAGEYSCESHGTGDPRGSSGPSDALLLLVTGYLSKPSLQAHRRGAVIEGQEVTLQCQRPATDLRTVMFALLKAGSAAPVQVRAPAGRETDFSLRNVSARDSGNYSCVYYQARAPFLTSQASPHLELWVAASRPSINSDYTTGNHIRLALAAVIMFITGAFLLEAWCRQRHIGGESG; this is encoded by the exons ATGCCACGATGCTCTCCAAACTGCTTGTCCTCCTCTGCCTCA GAGCCCACGGGCAGCAcagccaaagagagagagagagaaagacgtGTCAAACTAAGCGTGGCTCTGGTAGAAGGAGAGG GGCTGTGTGTCGGCCAAGCAGACAGAGGAAGAGCTG AGGCGCTTCCCAAGCCCTCCCTCAGGGCCTGGCCCAGCTCGGTGGTCCCCGCCGGGAGCTCCGTGACCCTGCGATGCGGGGCTCCCACCAGGGACGTAAGCTTCACTCTCAAGAAGGGGGGACGCGTCTGGGAGATGGTCCAGTCACCCGACTCCACAGAGGGCCGGGCTGAATTCCACCTCCCGGGTGTAACTGTCCAGCACGCGGGAGAATACAGCTGCGAATCGCACGGGACGGGGGATCCCCGCGGGAGCTCAGGGCCCAGTGAcgccctgctgctgctggtgaCGG GGTATCTCAGTAAACCTTCCCTCCAAGCCCACCGAAGGGGCGCTGTGATCGAAGGACAGGAGGTGACCCTGCAATGCCAGCGGCCGGCCACGGACCTGAGGACCGTCATGTTCGCTCTGCTCAAGGCAGGAAGCGCAGCGCCGGTGCAGGTCCGGGCACCGGCCGGGCGGGAGACCGACTTTTCCCTGCGGAACGTGAGCGCCAGAGACAGCGGGAACTACAGCTGCGTGTATTACCAGGCCAGGGCCCCCTTCCTGACTTCACAGGCCAGCCCGCACCTTGAGCTCTGGGTGGCGG CTTCCCGACCTTCCATAAACTCGGATTATACCACAGGGAACCACATCAGACTAGCTCTAGCCGCTGTAATCATGTTTATCACAGGGGCTTTCCTGCTGGAAGCCTGGTGTAGGCAGAGGCACATCGGCGGGGAGTCAG GATGA
- the TARM1 gene encoding T-cell-interacting, activating receptor on myeloid cells protein 1 isoform X6: MPRCSPNCLSSSASVSLTGPYVENAENKEPTGSTAKERERERRVKLSVALVEGEGLCVGQADRGRAEALPKPSLRAWPSSVVPAGSSVTLRCGAPTRDVSFTLKKGGRVWEMVQSPDSTEGRAEFHLPGVTVQHAGEYSCESHGTGDPRGSSGPSDALLLLVTGYLSKPSLQAHRRGAVIEGQEVTLQCQRPATDLRTVMFALLKAGSAAPVQVRAPAGRETDFSLRNVSARDSGNYSCVYYQARAPFLTSQASPHLELWVAG, from the exons ATGCCACGATGCTCTCCAAACTGCTTGTCCTCCTCTGCCTCAGTAAGTCTCACAGGGCCGTACGTGGAGAACGCAGAAAATAAG GAGCCCACGGGCAGCAcagccaaagagagagagagagaaagacgtGTCAAACTAAGCGTGGCTCTGGTAGAAGGAGAGG GGCTGTGTGTCGGCCAAGCAGACAGAGGAAGAGCTG AGGCGCTTCCCAAGCCCTCCCTCAGGGCCTGGCCCAGCTCGGTGGTCCCCGCCGGGAGCTCCGTGACCCTGCGATGCGGGGCTCCCACCAGGGACGTAAGCTTCACTCTCAAGAAGGGGGGACGCGTCTGGGAGATGGTCCAGTCACCCGACTCCACAGAGGGCCGGGCTGAATTCCACCTCCCGGGTGTAACTGTCCAGCACGCGGGAGAATACAGCTGCGAATCGCACGGGACGGGGGATCCCCGCGGGAGCTCAGGGCCCAGTGAcgccctgctgctgctggtgaCGG GGTATCTCAGTAAACCTTCCCTCCAAGCCCACCGAAGGGGCGCTGTGATCGAAGGACAGGAGGTGACCCTGCAATGCCAGCGGCCGGCCACGGACCTGAGGACCGTCATGTTCGCTCTGCTCAAGGCAGGAAGCGCAGCGCCGGTGCAGGTCCGGGCACCGGCCGGGCGGGAGACCGACTTTTCCCTGCGGAACGTGAGCGCCAGAGACAGCGGGAACTACAGCTGCGTGTATTACCAGGCCAGGGCCCCCTTCCTGACTTCACAGGCCAGCCCGCACCTTGAGCTCTGGGTGGCGG GATGA
- the TARM1 gene encoding T-cell-interacting, activating receptor on myeloid cells protein 1 isoform X1, with product MPRCSPNCLSSSASVSLTGPYVENAENKEPTGSTAKERERERRVKLSVALVEGEGLCVGQADRGRAEALPKPSLRAWPSSVVPAGSSVTLRCGAPTRDVSFTLKKGGRVWEMVQSPDSTEGRAEFHLPGVTVQHAGEYSCESHGTGDPRGSSGPSDALLLLVTGYLSKPSLQAHRRGAVIEGQEVTLQCQRPATDLRTVMFALLKAGSAAPVQVRAPAGRETDFSLRNVSARDSGNYSCVYYQARAPFLTSQASPHLELWVAASRPSINSDYTTGNHIRLALAAVIMFITGAFLLEAWCRQRHIGGESG from the exons ATGCCACGATGCTCTCCAAACTGCTTGTCCTCCTCTGCCTCAGTAAGTCTCACAGGGCCGTACGTGGAGAACGCAGAAAATAAG GAGCCCACGGGCAGCAcagccaaagagagagagagagaaagacgtGTCAAACTAAGCGTGGCTCTGGTAGAAGGAGAGG GGCTGTGTGTCGGCCAAGCAGACAGAGGAAGAGCTG AGGCGCTTCCCAAGCCCTCCCTCAGGGCCTGGCCCAGCTCGGTGGTCCCCGCCGGGAGCTCCGTGACCCTGCGATGCGGGGCTCCCACCAGGGACGTAAGCTTCACTCTCAAGAAGGGGGGACGCGTCTGGGAGATGGTCCAGTCACCCGACTCCACAGAGGGCCGGGCTGAATTCCACCTCCCGGGTGTAACTGTCCAGCACGCGGGAGAATACAGCTGCGAATCGCACGGGACGGGGGATCCCCGCGGGAGCTCAGGGCCCAGTGAcgccctgctgctgctggtgaCGG GGTATCTCAGTAAACCTTCCCTCCAAGCCCACCGAAGGGGCGCTGTGATCGAAGGACAGGAGGTGACCCTGCAATGCCAGCGGCCGGCCACGGACCTGAGGACCGTCATGTTCGCTCTGCTCAAGGCAGGAAGCGCAGCGCCGGTGCAGGTCCGGGCACCGGCCGGGCGGGAGACCGACTTTTCCCTGCGGAACGTGAGCGCCAGAGACAGCGGGAACTACAGCTGCGTGTATTACCAGGCCAGGGCCCCCTTCCTGACTTCACAGGCCAGCCCGCACCTTGAGCTCTGGGTGGCGG CTTCCCGACCTTCCATAAACTCGGATTATACCACAGGGAACCACATCAGACTAGCTCTAGCCGCTGTAATCATGTTTATCACAGGGGCTTTCCTGCTGGAAGCCTGGTGTAGGCAGAGGCACATCGGCGGGGAGTCAG GATGA
- the TARM1 gene encoding T-cell-interacting, activating receptor on myeloid cells protein 1 isoform X8 gives MPRCSPNCLSSSASGCVSAKQTEEELHAGEYSCESHGTGDPRGSSGPSDALLLLVTGYLSKPSLQAHRRGAVIEGQEVTLQCQRPATDLRTVMFALLKAGSAAPVQVRAPAGRETDFSLRNVSARDSGNYSCVYYQARAPFLTSQASPHLELWVAASRPSINSDYTTGNHIRLALAAVIMFITGAFLLEAWCRQRHIGGESG, from the exons ATGCCACGATGCTCTCCAAACTGCTTGTCCTCCTCTGCCTCA GGCTGTGTGTCGGCCAAGCAGACAGAGGAAGAGCTG CACGCGGGAGAATACAGCTGCGAATCGCACGGGACGGGGGATCCCCGCGGGAGCTCAGGGCCCAGTGAcgccctgctgctgctggtgaCGG GGTATCTCAGTAAACCTTCCCTCCAAGCCCACCGAAGGGGCGCTGTGATCGAAGGACAGGAGGTGACCCTGCAATGCCAGCGGCCGGCCACGGACCTGAGGACCGTCATGTTCGCTCTGCTCAAGGCAGGAAGCGCAGCGCCGGTGCAGGTCCGGGCACCGGCCGGGCGGGAGACCGACTTTTCCCTGCGGAACGTGAGCGCCAGAGACAGCGGGAACTACAGCTGCGTGTATTACCAGGCCAGGGCCCCCTTCCTGACTTCACAGGCCAGCCCGCACCTTGAGCTCTGGGTGGCGG CTTCCCGACCTTCCATAAACTCGGATTATACCACAGGGAACCACATCAGACTAGCTCTAGCCGCTGTAATCATGTTTATCACAGGGGCTTTCCTGCTGGAAGCCTGGTGTAGGCAGAGGCACATCGGCGGGGAGTCAG GATGA
- the TARM1 gene encoding T-cell-interacting, activating receptor on myeloid cells protein 1 isoform X4, which produces MPRCSPNCLSSSASVSLTGPYVENAENKEPTGSTAKERERERRVKLSVALVEGEGLCVGQADRGRAEALPKPSLRAWPSSVVPAGSSVTLRCGAPTRDVSFTLKKGGRVWEMVQSPDSTEGRAEFHLPGVTVQHAGEYSCESHGTGDPRGSSGPSDALLLLVTGYLSKPSLQAHRRGAVIEGQEVTLQCQRPATDLRTVMFALLKAGSAAPVQVRAPAGRETDFSLRNVSARDSGNYSCVYYQARAPFLTSQASPHLELWVAGTKTNARPEPFLAEAEILQGPDAELLSSVF; this is translated from the exons ATGCCACGATGCTCTCCAAACTGCTTGTCCTCCTCTGCCTCAGTAAGTCTCACAGGGCCGTACGTGGAGAACGCAGAAAATAAG GAGCCCACGGGCAGCAcagccaaagagagagagagagaaagacgtGTCAAACTAAGCGTGGCTCTGGTAGAAGGAGAGG GGCTGTGTGTCGGCCAAGCAGACAGAGGAAGAGCTG AGGCGCTTCCCAAGCCCTCCCTCAGGGCCTGGCCCAGCTCGGTGGTCCCCGCCGGGAGCTCCGTGACCCTGCGATGCGGGGCTCCCACCAGGGACGTAAGCTTCACTCTCAAGAAGGGGGGACGCGTCTGGGAGATGGTCCAGTCACCCGACTCCACAGAGGGCCGGGCTGAATTCCACCTCCCGGGTGTAACTGTCCAGCACGCGGGAGAATACAGCTGCGAATCGCACGGGACGGGGGATCCCCGCGGGAGCTCAGGGCCCAGTGAcgccctgctgctgctggtgaCGG GGTATCTCAGTAAACCTTCCCTCCAAGCCCACCGAAGGGGCGCTGTGATCGAAGGACAGGAGGTGACCCTGCAATGCCAGCGGCCGGCCACGGACCTGAGGACCGTCATGTTCGCTCTGCTCAAGGCAGGAAGCGCAGCGCCGGTGCAGGTCCGGGCACCGGCCGGGCGGGAGACCGACTTTTCCCTGCGGAACGTGAGCGCCAGAGACAGCGGGAACTACAGCTGCGTGTATTACCAGGCCAGGGCCCCCTTCCTGACTTCACAGGCCAGCCCGCACCTTGAGCTCTGGGTGGCGG GAACCAAGACCAATGCCAGGCCGGAGCCCTTCTTGGCTGAAGCGGAGATCCTCCAAGGTCCAGATGCTGAGCTACTAAGCTCAGTTTTCTAG
- the TARM1 gene encoding T-cell-interacting, activating receptor on myeloid cells protein 1 isoform X5 codes for MLSKLLVLLCLRLCVGQADRGRAEALPKPSLRAWPSSVVPAGSSVTLRCGAPTRDVSFTLKKGGRVWEMVQSPDSTEGRAEFHLPGVTVQHAGEYSCESHGTGDPRGSSGPSDALLLLVTGYLSKPSLQAHRRGAVIEGQEVTLQCQRPATDLRTVMFALLKAGSAAPVQVRAPAGRETDFSLRNVSARDSGNYSCVYYQARAPFLTSQASPHLELWVAASRPSINSDYTTGNHIRLALAAVIMFITGAFLLEAWCRQRHIGGESG; via the exons ATGCTCTCCAAACTGCTTGTCCTCCTCTGCCTCA GGCTGTGTGTCGGCCAAGCAGACAGAGGAAGAGCTG AGGCGCTTCCCAAGCCCTCCCTCAGGGCCTGGCCCAGCTCGGTGGTCCCCGCCGGGAGCTCCGTGACCCTGCGATGCGGGGCTCCCACCAGGGACGTAAGCTTCACTCTCAAGAAGGGGGGACGCGTCTGGGAGATGGTCCAGTCACCCGACTCCACAGAGGGCCGGGCTGAATTCCACCTCCCGGGTGTAACTGTCCAGCACGCGGGAGAATACAGCTGCGAATCGCACGGGACGGGGGATCCCCGCGGGAGCTCAGGGCCCAGTGAcgccctgctgctgctggtgaCGG GGTATCTCAGTAAACCTTCCCTCCAAGCCCACCGAAGGGGCGCTGTGATCGAAGGACAGGAGGTGACCCTGCAATGCCAGCGGCCGGCCACGGACCTGAGGACCGTCATGTTCGCTCTGCTCAAGGCAGGAAGCGCAGCGCCGGTGCAGGTCCGGGCACCGGCCGGGCGGGAGACCGACTTTTCCCTGCGGAACGTGAGCGCCAGAGACAGCGGGAACTACAGCTGCGTGTATTACCAGGCCAGGGCCCCCTTCCTGACTTCACAGGCCAGCCCGCACCTTGAGCTCTGGGTGGCGG CTTCCCGACCTTCCATAAACTCGGATTATACCACAGGGAACCACATCAGACTAGCTCTAGCCGCTGTAATCATGTTTATCACAGGGGCTTTCCTGCTGGAAGCCTGGTGTAGGCAGAGGCACATCGGCGGGGAGTCAG GATGA